The sequence TGTGGCCTTACAGGAGTGCTGAGCTGTTCCAGGCAGGATGGAAATTCAGGACTGGTAAAAATGGTGGTAGTGGTGATGGTGTTCGTGGTGATGGTGATGCTCATGCCGCTGCACAACTTGCGCCAGACCCCCCTCATAGAGCAGCACGCTAGGTAGGTCTCTCACCTGCTCCTTCTCCACCACTGGCCCAGGTGCTGGTAGAGGGCCTAAGGCTCTGTAGCCCTGGCTCTCTTTGGATCGTTGCTTGTGTTTGCGGTACGGAGCTGTAGACTGATGAGGAGGAGTCTGACTGGGTAGAGCTGGAGGAGGGGGAATACCTCGGCTCCTCATCACTCTGCCATTGATCTGCGCAGGAGGTGTACGGCTGTGTGTCTTTGGAGAACGGAGGGCATGTTTCCCTGAGTCTTGGCCTCGCAGCCGGGCAGAGTGGAGGTTGTCTGGAGCAACGGTGTCCACAACAGTCTGTAAGCGGCGGTGATGGGGATGGGAGTGACCATTTTCTGGTTCATGGGAGCGAGAACGAGTCTGGTTAGATGACCTGGCCTGAGGCTCTGCTTTAGTCATCTCTGCAGCAGGGGCTGTGAAGGAGagacaaaaatgtttattttaaacaactgCAAACAACTACAAACTATGATGGGGTCATAGAACTGACATTCAAAGTGAAGTGGGCCCTTTAAATTCAGTAATAAAATCAGAGAAAATGGAGCAACTCAATGACCGAGTGGTTAGAAAGTGTCatggatcgctgtgtggcaggcaggaggaggacccaaaatgcaaaactcacagacacggggatgaactcaaaaattacagctttaatgctggagagGCAGAACGTAGGAAATacgaaactaaactgggaaaactaaatacaaagctcaccaagaaacacagggaggaacacacaacatgagggagaacgcgacacagaactgagggagacgcagacataaatacacagagggttaacgagggaagtgggagcacacggggaacacaggtgacactgataataatCACGGGAcatggcaggagtgaacacaacactgacggtagaggtgaaacaggaagtacagaggttcagacaggaggagagagagcacggggagaacaccaacataacgggcaggggagacacggaataaacacgaaaggggacgagggctcatgaatacacagaggggcacacagggggtgagagtcacaaagggaaagcactcagggaacaacacaacagggcaactcaggaaacagagcctaaacagggaacaaaatacaaacatacaagaaaactaagaacactgggccaacatggcccaggaccatgacagaaagcATATTGTGTGGCAAAGAATGGTATAACCTCCCAGTCTGTGGCATCTCATTCCCCTGCTCTCTTTACCCAAATTTCCCATCTATTCCAACTCTGCTATCTTAACAATAGCAAATGGCAAAAGAAGAATTTGATAAAAGTAAAGTGAACCACAGTGTAAAAAATGCTGTGTGACCAGCTTTCTAATAAATTTTGTCTTAAGGTTTGACGGTAGGATTCTGGCAGCCACGTGTCAGGTTCTTTCTCCGTGCAGATAACCCTGAAACAACTTGACAGAGAGCAGATCTCTGTTAGCACTTTCCTGACAGAGCTAACATTAAAATAATCACGTCATCACTAACCATCAGATCAAGGCTGTTGCTCATTACACCTAATACTTCACTTAACAACAGCCCACTCTGTTGATGGGCTCTAGCCTTGAACACTTGATGTATTGTGCTTGCCTGAGCCCACATGTTTGTACTGGCGAGGAGCGCAGTGGGCTGCTAGTTCCATCTAATGGCTCCAAGCAGGTGCCGCAGTAATGAGGGCCCCTGGATGCAGCTTCAAAGGGCCACCGTCTGCATttctccctcccctccccttcCACTGGCCCCTGTCCACTCACCGGCTCCGAAGCGGGACGTGTAGTTTTCGATGCCTGCCAGGTCCAAGTAGTGGTTCCTGCGTtccaggttctcatccacacaGTGGCGCTGGCAGCCAGGCTGGGTGTGGTGGTCACTGTGGTGGCGCCTGTGGACACAAGCGGCACCGCTCATTAGGTAGCAGTTTGGGCCACTGAGGTTCACTATGGTAATGTTTGGAGAAAGTAAAACAAGTGTTCCTTATGATCAGCCTGTGGCACGGTAATTGTTAGAGAAGTGAGATTGTGATAGGAAAATCACTGGTTTGAATGTCAACTGGGAGTACTTGAACAGCACAGAGAGTGAAGTGTCTCTGCTGTTTATTCTTCCTCATTGCAATGCACTGGGCACAGCTAATTAGAGAGTAAAGGAATATTACAGAAGCCATGTAAGAAGTCCTCCTGAAACAAACTTTGCCCCTAGACGTGTTTTGTAGGAATTTTTCTACTTTTAGATTGAAAAATCAGTGGCACAAGCCTTAACATGCTGCTTATTCATATACAACTGTATACACTACAACCAGCAGACACTGAGACACGTACAAGAGAGATGGGTTTACCTTAGGAGTGCTCGAGACTTCTTCTCTGCACTCTTGGGGTCTTCAATGCACTtgtcatttttctctcttgGGTGGGGTAAGTCTGAGTATGTGTGAAAGACAGGAGGCTATTATCAAAGAGAGCAACACAgagctgccacacacacacgcacccaagCACGAACGACAACAGTCACACAAGCCTCAGAAGAAAGCAacctttgttttggggttttactttgaagatctatagaaaaggaaaaacaacagtgCTTCATTTATTCTATTTTCAACTCCCAGTCTTTTATAAGgcgtggaataaaaaaaaaaacatgcagactTCAGAAATAGTTTATTAAGGACGTGAGATCTGATGCGGTTTGAAATTAGCATGAAGTCAACCAGCAATCTTTTCAAAGCATGCTCTGCCTCAATCTCTTGACAGATATTTATAGCCGAAACAATAGGACGCAAACACACAGGAATAtatactttttgagatatttctCCCTGACGACTTGTTTACCAAGTCGTCAGGGAGAAAAGTTAAGTTGAACGCAGCTATATTTTCCCAGCAGCTCTGAGAAGGGGGGACGAAGAGAGGGGgagcaggggggaaaaaagagaactttggagaaaagaaaaatggctgTGGTTATCAAAAGGACTCAGCACATCTCTTAAGGTTTCTTTCAGAGTATTTGAAGGCGCTGAGGGAGGGGGCTCTCTCTTGGCTCTGTCACTCCCCccatcattaaaaatgaaccCCATTGAGTGGGAGAGATGGAGCGACGCCGAAACTGCAAGGAACAAAGCGCTGACAGGCCTGAAGAAGCCGCCTTTCTGCATGACAACAAACACATGTCTGGATGAGCTGACAGCATGCAACACAAGGGGGACCCCGAAATGCCCTCTCTTCTCCGCTGCTCCCACCCACTGCGTTAATGCGAGCTTTACCTGCGGCACCCTGCGTGCAGCTCCTCCACCGCTGGCTGGAGTCAGGAGCCACAGAGAGCTTGACACGTAATGTCTTGCTGCTGCCAGGAGAATGGTTGACTGAAGCATCGACAACCTCGTAGATGGTGTGCAGCAGGCTGGTGATATCCTGCAGGAAACAGAAGATGAGAATTTGTTAAATTGGAGAgcgtttttttaatctttcattaattaaatgTTCAATTTTGCAGATTCTTAGTCACACTGGTACAAATACAGATTTTCAAGAGAAATGGAACATGGGAGAGTATTCTTATGCCGACACTCTGAATCCAAGAATCTTAAGCTTTAAGCATTTAGACCATGCATAATAAATATCATGCTAGCGAAGAATTTACAGAAGTGTCTTAGACAACAGTGAACAGAGAAACTGACATCAGTTACTTCTGCTTTCCAAGTGAAGCGATCAAGTTGGGTATAAAGACAAGTTATaaattcataaaaacaaatgtcttGTCAGTGGCACGGAAGCCTGTCAGGCCTGATATGAGTTGTATTAAGCTGTGAGCGCTGCACTTTCTATATTTGTTAAATTTGTTGAAGATACACATCTACAGTAGCGGCAACATCTAGGCATAGTAACACATACAAACAAGGATCAGATAAATACTATGCTGAAAAGGGGAAAAGCTAAAACTGTTTATACAAACAAATAACTTTTGTTGTCAAtactctaaaatgaaaaatgttcacATAGCAGTAAGCTGAGTGACCACACATTGTAACATAGTGCTAGCTCTTGTGGCTCGTTAATCGGTATATTTTGCACTGAACTAATGACTCCCGCTTAAGTATCGGGAACTATGATGGATTCTTCCCTGGGTACAGAAGTAAAATGTCCAGACTCGTATCATGTGCTGCATCTCAGATGTCTTTAGGAAGTAAGAGGGTTTCACTATAACTGCTAAGAATCAAGACCGAACCACACAAGTCTGCAAAAGCATGATTTTTACTCACTATACCACTATGACTCATAAAAAGGACTATTATAAATTCTACAGGGATCAGTTCCACATACTGGTTTCAGACacagacaaaatgtaaaaaatttcaattaaaataaaataaaagcttcccgTGTCATTTTTgggtttccttttctttttatttgtgtgaatggattacaaaaaaagagagagagagagctggagaagaaagcttttctttcccccctccAAGCCGCTGTCTCATGAGCCGTGGAGCCACAGGCAATGCCAAAAAAGCTGCACAGCCAACCACACAGAGGACAGCTCCAGTCTCTTTGCGCTGTTTCAAGTTGTTCTCAAAAAACACGGGCCTTTCTCGATGTTCTCTCAGATCTGTACCAGGCAGACGCAAGCCACAAGGTGCCTCACAGGAGCGGAAACACATACCTTTGCTGGATTCAGTTCTTACAAGTAAGACTGGGTTACAGGCTTTTTCTATCCATGCTTCCCTTTCGGGTGTGGCGATACCAAAAAGAAGTGAACAGGGaagttattgatttttattccaACCTAAGGTGGGACATGATTCAGGATAAGCAAACTGCCGGCCAGGCTTTTTCTGTGCAAATCTCTTTAATGTGTGAAACATGCAGGAGAATAAACAAATACAGATTTCACGTTTCAAGGATTTCAATTTAAATTTAGTGCATGTTTTTGGCAGTTATTTGGATGTATTCACTGTCTTATTATCAcgtcttcttttatttattcattaggCAATTAAAGGCTTTTCCACTGAAGCAGGCGATTACCTCTCGCGTAACTTTGCCGCTGTTGTCAAAGTCGTAGAGGGTGAAGGTCCACTCCTGCCTGTTATCCTCCTCCACAGACACAGCGCACTCCAACTCCTGAAACAGCCCAGCATTGAATCAGTACCatacagtgtgtgagtgtgtatttgtgtgtcctGCTATTGCCCTAGTTTCATCcagagggggaagtaataaatgtcCTGTTTTGTGTTGACACTCACTTCAAACTGGAGCTGTTTCTGTGGCCCTGCGGGAGATTGGCTGTCCCTCTCCTGCATCTTCTCCTCCACACAGCAGCTGTCTGTCTTCTCCGGGGGTAAAGCCACTGCaatggcacacacacagacacacacaaagataaaaGAGAGAGCCTGAGGATGGCAGCATTGGGTGCAGCCACAACCTGAGGATATGTCGTTGCA comes from Astatotilapia calliptera chromosome 1, fAstCal1.2, whole genome shotgun sequence and encodes:
- the nkd1 gene encoding protein naked cuticle homolog 1, coding for MGKLHSKHAAICKPRESPEGDSFVVNACLARKGIDDWLVKQKYYCTSSRLEQQDCHHKNNCGLTARDSMDEACAEGIGNEHYRLEVALPPEKTDSCCVEEKMQERDSQSPAGPQKQLQFEELECAVSVEEDNRQEWTFTLYDFDNSGKVTREDITSLLHTIYEVVDASVNHSPGSSKTLRVKLSVAPDSSQRWRSCTQGAADLPHPREKNDKCIEDPKSAEKKSRALLRRHHSDHHTQPGCQRHCVDENLERRNHYLDLAGIENYTSRFGAAPAAEMTKAEPQARSSNQTRSRSHEPENGHSHPHHRRLQTVVDTVAPDNLHSARLRGQDSGKHALRSPKTHSRTPPAQINGRVMRSRGIPPPPALPSQTPPHQSTAPYRKHKQRSKESQGYRALGPLPAPGPVVEKEQVRDLPSVLLYEGGLAQVVQRHEHHHHHEHHHHYHHFYQS